A stretch of Aythya fuligula isolate bAytFul2 chromosome 1, bAytFul2.pri, whole genome shotgun sequence DNA encodes these proteins:
- the CAPS2 gene encoding calcyphosin-2 isoform X2, translating into MPPAQHLPSQQISRRPCQKKTEHSVLEQKIIPEDLPSPTDKYKLKYRQYEADVKEEYKQYSERIAEKKKGPQQCPETSIKGTQLKVGHKDDLTALDEKALLQQCYTSKPYNMQHGVRKSEAEDVAAERRKQAVVEQVMVDQLSRAVLSDPEQSTRADVSKEAHGLLGLGNTPMRFRKRTLHETKIRTKSGLTESVLSNKLRFDSRIISRNGRDACRELIGFFFAYDQSLTVYEFRQFGKNRTNALPFIQKGIYHHQRGQKKGKAYDLSDFYIGANLTFRSVDHNLPESVKQNPVLTLRVINIDETAMDFLKAPSEEFKQECSEQDNSRVFKKIQGMLRETLSKRGVRVVTGLGKYFRRIDKNRNGFLSQADFKEALKVFHLEVPEGDFESLWLILDDSKSDKVDYGEFVRAIVGEMNEYRKAFVRKAYMKLDFNKTGSVPMVDIRKCYCAKKHPLVLAGKATEEEITASFLETLGESCSNPNEVSYSEFEDYYEGLSIGIMDDDDFVNILRNPWGI; encoded by the exons ATGCCACCTGCGCAGCATCTCCCATCTCAACAG ATTTCTAGAAGGCCttgtcagaagaaaacagag CATTCTGTTTTAGAGCAGAAGATAATACCGGAAGATCTGCCATCCCCAACAGACAAATATAAATTGAAGTATCGTCAGTATGAAGCAGATGTGAAGGAAGAATATAAGCAGTATTCTGAGAGaattgcagaaaagaaaaaaggcccCCAACAGTGTCCAGAAACTTCAATAAAG GGTACACAGCTCAAAGTTGGGCACAAGGACGATCTTACAGCTCTTGATGAGAAAGCTCTTCTGCAACAATGCTACACAAGCAAGCCCTACAATATGCAGCATGGTGTGAGAAAATCAGAAGCT GAGGATGTTGCTGCAGAGCGGAGAAAACAGGCTGTGGTAGAACAAGTGATGGTGGATCAGTTATCCAG AGCTGTTTTAAGTGACCCAGAACAATCCACACGTGCTGATGTTTCCAAGGAAGCTCATGGACTTCTGGGACTTGGGAACACACCCATGCGTTTTAGAAAAAGAACACTGCATGAAACAAA aataagGACCAAATCAGGATTGACTGAAAGCGTTCTCTCTAACAAGCTACGCTTTGATAGTAGGATTATATCAAG aaatgGTCGTGATGCCTGTAGAGAGTTGATTGGATTCTTTTTTGCATATGACCAATCCCTTACTGTGTATGAATTCCGGCAGTTTGGAAAAAACAG AACAAATGCCTTGCCTTTCATTCAGAAGGGAATTTATCATCATCAGCGAGgacaaaagaagggaaaagcttATGATCTTAGTGACTTCTATATT GGAGCTAACCTAACTTTCCGAAGTGTTGATCATAATCTTCCAGAAAGTGTTAAGCAGAACCCAGTCCTCACCCTTCGTGTGATAAATATTGATGAAACAGCTATGGATTTTCTCAA AGCTCCCTCTGAGGAATTCAAGCAAGAATGTTCTGAGCAAGATAACAGCAGAGTTTTCAAAAAGATTCAAG GTATGCTCAGAGAAACACTAAGTAAAAGAGGAGTTCGTGTTGTAACAGGCCTAGGAAAATATTTCCGACGTATAGACAAGAACAGAAATGGTTTTCTCTCTCAGGCAGACTTTAAAGAAGCTCTGAAAGTATTCCATCTGGAAGTGCCTGAAGGG gaCTTTGAATCCTTGTGGCTTATTCTTGATGACAGCAAGAGTGATAAAGTTGATTATGGAGAATTTGTTCGTGCCATAGTTGGAGAAATGAATGAATATCGGAAAGCATTTGTAAGAAAA GCTTACATGAAACTAGACTTCAACAAAACTGGAAGTGTTCCTATGGTAGACATCAGAAAATGTTACTGTGCAAAGAAACATCCACTAGTATTGGCAG GCAAAgctacagaagaagaaattacaGCATCATTTCTAGAAACATTAGGAGAGTCCTGCAGCAATCCCAATGAAGTGTCCTATTCTGAGTTCGAAGATTACTATGAAGGATTAAGTATTGGAATCATGGATGATGATGATTTTGTTAACATCTTAAGGAACCCTTGGGGAATTTAG
- the CAPS2 gene encoding calcyphosin-2 isoform X1 has protein sequence MELKVEGVAASPRRQAQLSSRGKKHSQGWRPDTRASRGPRPPEVPCLDLRRLGDSDEEDGNSYIPYSRDYPHTCPLDSSPDWRTSLQMPPAQHLPSQQISRRPCQKKTEHSVLEQKIIPEDLPSPTDKYKLKYRQYEADVKEEYKQYSERIAEKKKGPQQCPETSIKGTQLKVGHKDDLTALDEKALLQQCYTSKPYNMQHGVRKSEAEDVAAERRKQAVVEQVMVDQLSRAVLSDPEQSTRADVSKEAHGLLGLGNTPMRFRKRTLHETKIRTKSGLTESVLSNKLRFDSRIISRNGRDACRELIGFFFAYDQSLTVYEFRQFGKNRTNALPFIQKGIYHHQRGQKKGKAYDLSDFYIGANLTFRSVDHNLPESVKQNPVLTLRVINIDETAMDFLKAPSEEFKQECSEQDNSRVFKKIQGMLRETLSKRGVRVVTGLGKYFRRIDKNRNGFLSQADFKEALKVFHLEVPEGDFESLWLILDDSKSDKVDYGEFVRAIVGEMNEYRKAFVRKAYMKLDFNKTGSVPMVDIRKCYCAKKHPLVLAGKATEEEITASFLETLGESCSNPNEVSYSEFEDYYEGLSIGIMDDDDFVNILRNPWGI, from the exons ATGGAGCTGAAAGTTGAAGGAGTTGCTGCATCCCCTCGACGGCAGGCTCAGCTGTCatcgaggggaaaaaaacatagtCAA GGGTGGAGACCAGATACACGGGCTTCTCGTGGTCCTCGCCCACCAGA GGTGCCATGCCTAGATCTAAGGAGGCTGGGAGATTCTGATGAAGAG gatGGGAACTCTTACATACCGTACAGTAGGGATTATCCTCATACTTGCCCTCTAGATTCATCTCCAGATTGGAGAACATCATTACAAATGCCACCTGCGCAGCATCTCCCATCTCAACAG ATTTCTAGAAGGCCttgtcagaagaaaacagag CATTCTGTTTTAGAGCAGAAGATAATACCGGAAGATCTGCCATCCCCAACAGACAAATATAAATTGAAGTATCGTCAGTATGAAGCAGATGTGAAGGAAGAATATAAGCAGTATTCTGAGAGaattgcagaaaagaaaaaaggcccCCAACAGTGTCCAGAAACTTCAATAAAG GGTACACAGCTCAAAGTTGGGCACAAGGACGATCTTACAGCTCTTGATGAGAAAGCTCTTCTGCAACAATGCTACACAAGCAAGCCCTACAATATGCAGCATGGTGTGAGAAAATCAGAAGCT GAGGATGTTGCTGCAGAGCGGAGAAAACAGGCTGTGGTAGAACAAGTGATGGTGGATCAGTTATCCAG AGCTGTTTTAAGTGACCCAGAACAATCCACACGTGCTGATGTTTCCAAGGAAGCTCATGGACTTCTGGGACTTGGGAACACACCCATGCGTTTTAGAAAAAGAACACTGCATGAAACAAA aataagGACCAAATCAGGATTGACTGAAAGCGTTCTCTCTAACAAGCTACGCTTTGATAGTAGGATTATATCAAG aaatgGTCGTGATGCCTGTAGAGAGTTGATTGGATTCTTTTTTGCATATGACCAATCCCTTACTGTGTATGAATTCCGGCAGTTTGGAAAAAACAG AACAAATGCCTTGCCTTTCATTCAGAAGGGAATTTATCATCATCAGCGAGgacaaaagaagggaaaagcttATGATCTTAGTGACTTCTATATT GGAGCTAACCTAACTTTCCGAAGTGTTGATCATAATCTTCCAGAAAGTGTTAAGCAGAACCCAGTCCTCACCCTTCGTGTGATAAATATTGATGAAACAGCTATGGATTTTCTCAA AGCTCCCTCTGAGGAATTCAAGCAAGAATGTTCTGAGCAAGATAACAGCAGAGTTTTCAAAAAGATTCAAG GTATGCTCAGAGAAACACTAAGTAAAAGAGGAGTTCGTGTTGTAACAGGCCTAGGAAAATATTTCCGACGTATAGACAAGAACAGAAATGGTTTTCTCTCTCAGGCAGACTTTAAAGAAGCTCTGAAAGTATTCCATCTGGAAGTGCCTGAAGGG gaCTTTGAATCCTTGTGGCTTATTCTTGATGACAGCAAGAGTGATAAAGTTGATTATGGAGAATTTGTTCGTGCCATAGTTGGAGAAATGAATGAATATCGGAAAGCATTTGTAAGAAAA GCTTACATGAAACTAGACTTCAACAAAACTGGAAGTGTTCCTATGGTAGACATCAGAAAATGTTACTGTGCAAAGAAACATCCACTAGTATTGGCAG GCAAAgctacagaagaagaaattacaGCATCATTTCTAGAAACATTAGGAGAGTCCTGCAGCAATCCCAATGAAGTGTCCTATTCTGAGTTCGAAGATTACTATGAAGGATTAAGTATTGGAATCATGGATGATGATGATTTTGTTAACATCTTAAGGAACCCTTGGGGAATTTAG